From the genome of Eucalyptus grandis isolate ANBG69807.140 chromosome 2, ASM1654582v1, whole genome shotgun sequence, one region includes:
- the LOC108956073 gene encoding protein BREAKING OF ASYMMETRY IN THE STOMATAL LINEAGE, whose amino-acid sequence MQHGLSNPTSSPYMYIKSEGSWSGVADIFSRFRRREKRDMGVDQRDESRSSTTAKKRSCDAMAKIGSGCATATMARKTGRKILPEDEDYIEFCFREDGAFHVIKDNQDKSSASASASASAQLDGVNSTAPIPRPVDRKLDHSKIETVRNEVVEHSRSKDEGNGSRGNGQCTSSNKKEKKGGVSRAGKETTERTDSTKSDGSGRGSFSFPALRVEWTGSPVQMPRPAAKEGLPYLKKQRVPRVRVRFQCCRF is encoded by the exons ATGCAGCACGGGCTTTCAAATCCCACGTCGTCgccatatatgtatataaaatcAGAAGGTTCGTGGTCTGGAGTAGCAGACATTTTCTCTCGTTTTCGAAGGAGGGAGAAGAGGGACATGGGTGTTGATCAGAGAGACGAGAGCAGGAGCAGCACGACCGCAAAGAAGAGATCGTGCGATGCCATGGCCAAGATCGGGAGCGGCTGTGCGACGGCGACGATGGCCAGGAAGACCGGTAGGAAAATTCTTCCCGAGGATGAGGACTACATAGAGTTCTGTTTCAGAGAGGACGGCGCGTTCCACGTCATCAAGGATAACCAGGACAAGTCATCGGCGTCGGcatcggcgtcggcgtcggctcAGCTCGATGGCGTGAATTCGACTGCTCCAATTCCGAGGCCCGTCGACCGGAAA CTCGATCATAGCAAGATCGAAACGGTAAGGAACGAAGTCGTCGAGCATTCTCGGTCTAAAGATGAAGGGAATGGATCGAGAGGCAACGGGCAATGCACAAGCTCGAATAAGAAG gagaagaaaggaggagTCAGCCGCGCCGGGAAGGAGACGACGGAGCGGACGGACTCCACCAAATCAGACGGCAGCGGCCGCGGCTCTTTCTCCTTCCCCGC GTTGAGGGTGGAGTGGACGGGAAGTCCGGTGCAAATGCCAAGGCCGGCGGCAAAGGAGGGATTGCCGTACTTGAAGAAGCAGAGAGTTCCGCGAGTCCGAGTCCGCTTTCAGTGCTGTAGATTCTGA
- the LOC104421011 gene encoding uncharacterized protein LOC104421011, which translates to MRKLKEQGYEDMHPFILDLQSRDSGALLHCSVGNRLGVSRKFDEADNLVKHAEVQAETKWCKEVHYQSTVDLDLPELVAFLQDTSAAGERHPPHGKCRVQGCELDRNAISCLLDSDTDSGSQATRHALWTETSASYAVKFEAQQVLHKDQVEIRSPGQAAMEKKADVHVKDEIPVKHISPEMPPVHGHIPGETSAAPISAASYVAAAMEHDVPPNINQRRECPGSSEFADTFEVESKPMLESVMPGAGTRSGQILVKKQVCGDAYFSAPSSVTTTPTESDTVPYFRTISLRSKSNSSTASSTSFSFPLLPFEWNGSPIKMAKANQTKLREQQSRPRWTRFVCCKQKYISQCDSDDEIAHKIVK; encoded by the exons ATGAGGAAGTTAAAGGAACAGGGCTACGAGGACATGCATCCCTTCATTCTCGACTTACAAAGTCGAGATTCCGGGGCGCTCTTGCATTGTTCTGTTGGCAATAGACTTGGGGTAAGTAGAAAATTCGATGAGGCGGACAATTTAGTGAAGCATGCTGAAGTTCAAGCTGAAACAAAATGGTGCAAGGAAGTACATTACCAGTCCACCGTAGATCTGGATCTCCCAGAGCTAGTCGCATTCTTGCAAGATACAAGCGCTGCTGGTGAACGACATCCTCCTCACGGAAAGTGCAGGGTGCAAGGTTGTGAACTCGACCGTAATGCCATTTCGTGCCTACTTGACTCGGATACGGACAGCGGAAGCCAGGCGACTAGACATGCTTTATGGACGGAAACTTCTGCATCATATGCCGTAAAATTCGAGGCACAGCAAGTGCTCCACAAGGATCAAGTAGAGATACGCAGTCCTGGACAGGCTGCGATGGAGAAGAAAGCAGATGTTCACGTGAAAGACGAGATTCCAGTCAAGCATATTTCACCTGAAATGCCGCCGGTACACGGACAT ATTCCAGGTGAGACATCTGCAGCACCAATTTCTGCAGCTTCATATGTAGCGGCAGCAATGGAGCACGATGTTCCTCCCAACATTAACCAACGACGAGAGTGTCCTGGGAGTTCAGAATTTGCAGATACTTTCGAAGTGGAAAGTAAGCCGATGCTCGAAAGCGTGATGCCGGGAGCCGGAACAAGATCAGGTCAGATACTCGTAAAGAAACAGGTTTGCGGCGATGCCTATTTCTCTGCACCTAGTTCAGTCACAACAACTCCGACGGAGTCCGATACGGTACCGTATTTCCGTACTATCTCTCTTCGCTCGAAATCGAATAGCAGTACAGCCAGCTCTACGTCCTTTTCATTTCCACT ATTGCCCTTCGAATGGAATGGCAGCCCGATAAAGATGGCGAAAGCCAACCAGACAAAATTGCGGGAGCAGCAGAGCAGGCCACGGTGGACACGTTTTGTCTGCTGCAAACAGAAGTACATAAGCCAGTGCGATTCGGATGATGAGATTGCTCATAAGATCGTGAAATAG
- the LOC104434375 gene encoding dof zinc finger protein DOF5.4: MQDIHSIPGGRIFGAAAAASSAVGDRRLRPHGHHGHHHQHGHHPNHQALKCPRCDSLNTKFCYYNNYNLSQPRHFCKSCRRYWTKGGVLRNVPVGGGCRKSKRSSKPKSSPAAAAAPADPPPAAAAAAAEDPPKEPKTSSHSSSESSSLTATTTAVATEAVSAPSSASHQSSLLNISDYKSMMSQGMNANPSDAGYEHPGSAEGGLGLFSDIGSFTSLITSSSDGPLSYGFSAVMAQQNQDHQAQQNQWHQIAAGAGAGPGDEMKMPELGGGGGFLDQNVLVDLPTSTSQGNRPGGGGGGGGGGGFGALDWQPGADQGLFDLPNAVDHAYWSQSQWSTDGDQDPTGLYLP, from the coding sequence atGCAAGATATCCACTCGATCCCAGGGGGGCGGATATTCGGagccgctgccgccgcctcgTCCGCCGTCGGGGACCGGAGGCTGCGGCCGCACGGTCACCacggccaccaccaccagcacgGCCACCACCCGAACCACCAGGCGCTGAAGTGCCCGCGCTGCGACTCGCTCAACACCAAGTTCTGCTACTACAACAACTACAACCTCTCCCAGCCGCGCCACTTCTGCAAGAGCTGCCGGAGGTACTGGACCAAGGGCGGCGTCCTCCGCAACGTCCCCGTCGGTGGCGGCTGCCGGAAGTCCAAGCGCTCCTCCAAGCCCAAGtcctcgcccgccgccgctgctgcgCCGGCGGATCCCCCGCCGGCTGctgcggccgcggcggcggaggaTCCGCCGAAGGAGCCGAAGACGAGCTCCCACTCCAGCAGCGAGAGTTCGAGCCTCACCGCGACGACCACCGCCGTCGCGACCGAAGCGGTCTCCGCGCCGTCTTCGGCGTCGCACCAGTCGAGCTTGCTGAACATCAGCGATTACAAGTCGATGATGTCTCAGGGCATGAACGCGAACCCCAGCGACGCCGGCTACGAGCATCCGGGCTCCGCGGAGGGCGGGCTCGGGCTGTTCTCCGACATCGGGAGCTTCACGAGTCTGATCACTTCCTCGAGCGACGGCCCTCTATCCTACGGGTTCAGCGCCGTGATGGCGCAGCAGAATCAGGACCACCAGGCTCAGCAGAACCAGTGGCACCAAAtcgccgccggcgccggcgccggcccCGGCGACGAGATGAAGATGCCGGAgctgggcggcggcggcgggttcCTCGACCAGAACGTGCTCGTGGACCTGCCCACCTCGACGTCGCAGGGGAACAgaccgggcggcggcggcggcggcggcggcggcggaggtttCGGGGCGTTGGACTGGCAGCCGGGCGCCGATCAGGGGCTGTTCGATCTCCCCAACGCCGTCGATCATGCTTACTGGAGTCAAAGTCAATGGAGTACGGACGGAGACCAAGACCCGACGGGCCTGTACCTCCcgtaa